A window of Lacibacter sediminis contains these coding sequences:
- the lptB gene encoding LPS export ABC transporter ATP-binding protein, with product MSLTIHTSELVKRYRTRTVANKVSIEVKQGEIVGLLGPNGAGKTTTFYMVVGFVKPDEGEVFLNDENITNMAMYKRAQLGIGYLPQEASVFRKLSVEENIAAVLEMTKLSKDEQREKLEDLLSEFRLHHVRKNKGDSLSGGERRRTEIARALAVDPKFILLDEPFAGVDPIAVEDIQAIVAKLKYRNIGILITDHNVTETLSICDRAYLLIEGKIFKHGTAEELAEDEQVRRLYLGRNFELKRKDYLHEEAANSSQPE from the coding sequence TTGAGTTTAACTATCCATACATCTGAACTTGTAAAGCGTTATCGCACCCGCACGGTTGCCAATAAAGTGAGCATTGAAGTGAAACAGGGTGAAATCGTTGGTTTGCTTGGGCCAAATGGCGCCGGTAAAACAACTACCTTTTACATGGTGGTAGGCTTTGTGAAGCCCGATGAAGGTGAAGTGTTTCTCAACGATGAGAACATTACCAATATGGCCATGTACAAACGGGCGCAATTAGGCATTGGTTATTTGCCGCAGGAAGCCAGCGTGTTCCGCAAGCTATCGGTGGAAGAGAATATTGCGGCTGTGTTGGAAATGACGAAGCTGAGTAAAGATGAACAGCGTGAAAAACTGGAAGATCTGCTGAGCGAGTTTCGTTTGCATCACGTACGTAAGAACAAAGGTGATTCGTTGAGTGGTGGTGAGCGACGCCGAACTGAAATTGCCCGTGCCCTGGCTGTTGATCCGAAGTTTATTTTGCTGGATGAGCCTTTTGCCGGTGTTGACCCTATCGCTGTGGAAGACATCCAGGCCATTGTTGCCAAACTGAAATACCGCAATATCGGTATCCTTATTACTGATCATAACGTAACTGAAACCTTATCGATCTGCGACCGTGCTTACCTGTTGATAGAAGGAAAGATCTTTAAACATGGTACGGCTGAAGAGCTGGCCGAAGATGAGCAGGTACGTCGTTTATACCTGGGCCGCAATTTTGAACTGAAGCGGAAAGATTATCTGCACGAAGAAGCGGCCAATAGTTCACAACCTGAATAA
- a CDS encoding methylenetetrahydrofolate reductase: MKVTEHIAQAKDTLVSFEILPPLKGKTINSIFDHLDPLMEFKPSWINVTYHRAEQVFKKKPDGTFEKVEVRKRPGTVGICAALQNHYNLDAVPHLICGGFSKRETEDALIDLNFIGVQNVLVLRGDAAKNETFFEPHPDGHRLAIDLLKQTINLNHGIYLEEDIRDGFRTDFCAGVAGYPEKHFETPNQEIEMQRLKDKVDAGAEYIMTQMFFDNSKFFAFVKQCREMGIEVPIIPGLKPLTSKKQLSVIPRTFHVDIPTELSNEMMRAKTDDDCKKVGTDWLIQQSKELKEFGVPVLHYYTLGSPKVIYNVVKNVL; the protein is encoded by the coding sequence ATGAAAGTAACCGAACATATAGCACAGGCAAAAGATACGCTTGTTTCTTTTGAGATACTTCCACCATTGAAAGGGAAGACCATTAATTCTATTTTCGATCATCTTGATCCGTTGATGGAGTTTAAACCATCCTGGATCAATGTTACGTATCACCGTGCCGAGCAGGTGTTTAAAAAGAAACCCGATGGTACGTTTGAAAAAGTGGAAGTCCGGAAGCGTCCCGGTACAGTTGGTATTTGTGCGGCTTTGCAGAATCATTACAATCTTGATGCGGTTCCGCATCTTATCTGTGGCGGTTTTTCCAAACGTGAAACAGAAGATGCGTTGATCGATCTCAATTTTATCGGTGTACAGAATGTGTTGGTGCTTCGTGGCGATGCAGCTAAGAACGAAACATTTTTTGAACCGCACCCCGATGGTCATCGTTTGGCAATTGATCTCCTGAAACAAACGATCAACCTCAATCATGGTATTTATCTCGAAGAAGATATCCGTGATGGTTTCCGCACCGATTTTTGCGCAGGTGTGGCAGGTTATCCTGAGAAACATTTTGAAACACCCAACCAGGAAATTGAAATGCAACGCCTGAAAGATAAAGTGGATGCAGGTGCTGAATATATTATGACGCAGATGTTTTTCGACAACAGCAAATTCTTTGCGTTTGTTAAGCAATGCCGTGAAATGGGAATTGAAGTTCCCATCATCCCGGGCTTGAAACCATTAACAAGCAAGAAACAACTATCGGTTATTCCACGTACGTTTCATGTTGATATTCCAACAGAGTTGAGTAATGAAATGATGCGGGCTAAAACAGATGATGATTGTAAGAAAGTAGGAACAGATTGGCTCATTCAGCAGTCAAAAGAATTGAAAGAGTTTGGTGTGCCGGTATTACACTATTACACACTCGGCAGCCCGAAAGTGATTTATAATGTGGTGAAGAATGTGTTGTAA